The stretch of DNA TGGGGTTTGCCAACTATCAGGAACTGTTTACCGGGTTCCTGCAAGGCCGCTTCCGCCAGGAGTTGGTCAGCACGATCTTCTTCACGGTATTTTTCATCTTGGGTTGCCTGGGCCTGGGCCTAGGGTTGGCGCTCGCGCTTGACCGCAATCCCAAGGGTGAGGCGCTGTGGCGCACCATTTTCTTGTTCCCCATGAGCCTCAGCTTTATTGTCACGGGCACCATCTGGCGCTGGATGCTGCAACCTCAGGGCGGCGTCAACCAGTTTCCGACAGCAGTGGGCGCACCTGCCAGCACCTTCGGGTGGCTCAGCTCCACCGATTCCATCTGGAAATTTGACTGGAATCTGCTCCCGATCATCACGGCTGTGGTCGTGGCCCTCGTCATGGGCGTGGTGGCTTACCGTGCTTACGCCAGCGGCCAGCGCACCCGGATGCTTGTGGCCGCGGCCAGTACCGCCGTATTGCTGCTGTGGGCCATCTTCATTGCGCCTAACCTCAAAATGCTGCCCGCGCCCGAACTGCACGGCTTCAATCTCGCCCTCATCGGCATCATCATTGCGGCGGTGTGGCAAATGAGCGGCTACACCATGGCGCTGTATCTGGCCGGACTGCGCGGTATTCCCGAAGAACTGCGCGAGGCGGCCCGCGTGGACGGCGCAAACGAAATCGACATGTACCGCCGCGTCGTGTTCCCCTTGCTG from Deinococcus sp. QL22 encodes:
- a CDS encoding carbohydrate ABC transporter permease, producing MKGLTKDRLWAIAVLTPSLILLGIFVYGFIARTVYVSFTDWGNDPAQALALDPIIRWVGFANYQELFTGFLQGRFRQELVSTIFFTVFFILGCLGLGLGLALALDRNPKGEALWRTIFLFPMSLSFIVTGTIWRWMLQPQGGVNQFPTAVGAPASTFGWLSSTDSIWKFDWNLLPIITAVVVALVMGVVAYRAYASGQRTRMLVAAASTAVLLLWAIFIAPNLKMLPAPELHGFNLALIGIIIAAVWQMSGYTMALYLAGLRGIPEELREAARVDGANEIDMYRRVVFPLLSPITLSAMIILGHISLKIFDLVYAMAGPDNTFTSVPALNMYLTSFRQNQFALGAAIGTILLILVAFIIVPYLSSQFRTEESH